The region TGCAAATCGTCTGCGGGATGGTTTTTGAGGTTAGCAGATTTTTTTTGAGTAGAAGCATCTAAGATGGGACTTTTCAATAACATCTAGTCAAGCACAAGTCAAATGCATTTGCCTTTAAGCCCCAAAAAGATCATGGATAGAAAATGCGGACTGGAGAAGGAATTAACTTTTTATTCTGTCTAATATGTAtaatatgatgtaaaaaaaaaaaaaaatgataaaagcaggagacaatttaaaaatgaacattaacatacaatatataaatatgatatgatgtaatgtgtaatgtagtGTGCATGCAGGATGTTGAGTATTTTATCATGCTTTTAATTGGCTATTTTgagttatttaaattattaaaacaaggccaattttttttgttaagttcCATTGTTAGTTATTCAACTAACTTTAAGTTAATTCATAAATTCatccataaaatgtaaaatataagcaATGTGTCTGTTTAAGATGCTGCCTTCTCCAATGTCCTCCATGAGGAAAACCCCTCTTTTGTGCACTTAACTGAGAACAGGATATTTGGGCAAGGTCCTAAACCATATACTACTACTGTACATTAAATCTTATCAGTTGTTActatttttatgcttttttattgttttgttttgcatagTATGTGTTTGAAACACAGCTCAGGACACATTGATTGATTCATATAAAATCCCATTTTACGAAATGATCTTACTCGAGTTGCTTGCAATAAATAAttgacaacaaacaaacaaacagacatgtAATAAATGCGACAGACTTTGAAAAGGTCTGAGCCTCTGCTGCATCCTCTAATGTTACATTTTTCAAGGGTTCTCTAGTTacggtttgatttttttttgtaatacagTTCGTGCTTTCATGCCACAGCCTTTGTGTAAAAAGTGGCACACAAGTTTAGGGGAAGAAACATATGAAGAGAAATCATGTGACCAGGCAAGTAATGAAGAAGTATTCAATAAACAAAGCTGTGAAGAAATTATTGGCGTCATGTGAGTGTCAGTTGCTTCTGTGgggtgttttatataaatgatgCCCTGACTTTTGTCCAGCATTTCTGGACATGATGAGTGAAatcaaaactaaataaaattgtCTAttcatcaagaaaatcagaccctatctcaccgaacaggctacacagctactagtccaagctcttgtcatttcttcagtagctgcctgtatcaaattcaagaccttgatgctcacgtacagcaccctcctacttcaacactctccttagggcttacgttccctcacgcaatctgcgatcggttaacgaccggcgctcagtagtgcctactcagcataGCTCacggtggaatgaacttccaacctcaatctggaccgtagaatctgtcactatttttttttaaaacagctaaagacccacctcttccatgaacacttaactaaaaTGCCAACCtcacattattttaaataaataaataaataaataaataaataaataaataaattactctgcacacttacacctctactgtTCTCTAGAACGCAATtctaaatcttgtatggtagcactacctgtatttttctccacttgatatattgctttgcttgtatttcctcattttttagtcactttggataaaagcgtctgctaaatgaataaatgtaaatgtcttctTTTGGTTTATTATCATGCCTTACACGACTCTAGTTTGACCAAATAAATGTCCATATTAGAGAGTAGGTAAAAGGCTCACCTGAGTTGCATGGGAGTGTTATGCTCTTGCTGTagagtgtgtggttgtgtgagtAACTGGCGTGACACGTGAGTGTTTCTCTGTCCGTCCAGTTCGGCTTGCAGAGCGTCAGTGTACTGTTCATGCTTCTGGACTCTGGATGATGGTGAAGAAGCTGAGTTGCTCTGGTCCATGTGAAGTTCACCTGCTGTGGTCTCAAACCCTGCAGAGAGCAGAGCAGCTCCACACAGGAGACATTAGTGCTGTTCATCAGCTGCAGGGTAAGAGATGGTAGAACTGCAGAGAGGGACAGAACACTGAAATCATGACATTTCCTCAAGAAACTGTACGATGTAGTACAGGatttataaaacaaacatattacATTTACTGCTAGTATAGTAAGtgacaaaacattttaagagCATGTGAAAAGTAAAAGAAGATTATAATCACCATTAACTTTAAGCCTCAGGGTTACTGATCTCTCCTCTGGAGGTGGTGGTATTAATCTGATCAtcaaacatttataaagacCAGCATCACTGCTTTCAACACTCGTTATATTCAGCCCTAAAGGTTCTGTATTTACTTTGAACCGAGGTCTGCAGTTATGGTCATGAATTGCTTTATTTTGAATAGAATATGTACATAAAATTGACCCTCCATCCTTTTCCCACTTAACTCCAATCCTCATAAAGTCAGTGTAGTTGAACGGTAAAGGACATGGTAGAAAGGCAGTATCCCCACTAGACACGGTAATGTCCAAGGCACCTATAGAATGAAGGCGTCAATTAGAATAGTGTAAAAAAAGTACTGGCATGAGAAATGCATAAGGAAATTATAACTGATTACAGAAATACCTACTCTACACCTACTAGGTGTAACGTATATGAAggttgagatggatgcaagtgcagataagaactTAGAtgagagataggcagacaaatccaaatcgaaaGCCAAAAGCACGGTAATAAACAGCCAAGGCAAGgcacaaaatgagaaacaagatcaaaaaccatgaaacgaaAAACGAAGAACAATgtacaaaggcttggtacggtggtaacactcaatacttcacgAAGTACATAGATACACGAGGGGTTTGAAGTCCAGACATAATCAGGGGGATAACAAGAACAGCTGAATACAATAATGGCAcgtaagggaaacaaccaatgacaatacaggggcggagacaggacagaaataataacagatgcacatgtagaaagtaaacaaagacaGACAATTGCTGTGTCTGAAACTGCTCCCTATCTCCTATATAGTGCACTGTATCGAGTGCTGGCCATTTTGTAGTGGTGTCCAAATTCCGAAAACACCTTCCCACTCGTTCACTCATTTATACCCACAAGGCACCCTGATTTTGATTGTACATCTGATGTACACTCACCAACGCACTATTTCCAACATGAGACGGTGATAGAAcgcaaaaggaaaataaacatgGCGGACGGGAACATCGGTGGCGACAACTTTTACAATTGTAAGTGTAACTTTTCATCAATTAAAATGCATCTCTATCTAGATATTTTGAAGCAAAATGATACAGGTTATTGATTGATTggcacagtatttattttcagccaCTTCGTTTGCGATTTAATCTAACTTTTAAATTACCAACTGTACAGATCAAATGATAATTTGGTTCACATATATTAGTTAACACATTCACAGTACAGTATTTACATACttattagaaaagaatgtaaTGACGACTTTTTAATAAAGTTAAGGAGCAAtgggggaaaatatatatagttgaatTTGTTTCTTACAGGTGTTGGAAATCTAGTCATCAGTTATTTAGTTAACAGCTGGATGTATTTTTTCTAATGTCTTCTTACCGATAGATGGCATATTTGAGCTAACAAAGCACGCCTTAAAGTTGTCATTCATTCTGGAATTcgcctttttcttctcctcaagATAAAGAAGTTTCGCCAAAACCAAAACTAGCCATTTTTGTTACGCTCCCGCCgacagatggcactgcggcatcGACATGCGCACGCGGCTTtagagagcgcgcgtgcacgagacttttgtatatggacacgcgccctggtttgttttgtttttccccttgTTTTAGCATTGGTtcatgttcgagggtgtgtcttgatttactccaggtgtTCATGATTTAGTATTGATTGTgttagtcatttaaacccctcgtgttgctgcgcaCAT is a window of Ictalurus furcatus strain D&B chromosome 16, Billie_1.0, whole genome shotgun sequence DNA encoding:
- the LOC128620311 gene encoding uncharacterized protein LOC128620311, whose translation is MFSGTPFCLLLALPFYYSTNIGALDITVSSGDTAFLPCPLPFNYTDFMRIGVKWEKDGGSILCTYSIQNKAIHDHNCRPRFKVNTEPLGLNITSVESSDAGLYKCLMIRLIPPPPEERSVTLRLKVNVLPSLTLQLMNSTNVSCVELLCSLQGLRPQQVNFTWTRATQLLHHHPESRSMNSTLTLCKPNWTDRETLTCHASYSHNHTLYSKSITLPCNSVGCKVEEASLLIVAVISTCAGLLFLVLLGVAIFKCKKRHAANGTAYYRSKIYENFSFSTAMNNPNPSPQNAQPGARYNINSTTRPIPQTITQTQREECIYEN